Proteins encoded in a region of the Aptenodytes patagonicus chromosome Z, bAptPat1.pri.cur, whole genome shotgun sequence genome:
- the TMEM167A gene encoding protein kish-A isoform X1 gives MEPSRFHRKALLSSWPSSNAKRSRLPRLGALPAPRLTRSPPVPAAPGFSAGQQSLLWPASAIFNFQSLLTVILLLICTCAYIRSLAPSLLDKNKTGLLGIFWKCARIGERKSPYVAVCCVVMAFSILFVQ, from the exons ATGGAGCCGTCCCGGTTCCACCGTAAAGCCTTGCTTAGCAGTTGGCCTAGCAGTAACGCAAAACGGTCGCGTCTGCCCCGCCTCGGCGCCCTTCCCGCCCCCCGCCTGACACGCTCTCCGCCTGTACCGGCCGCGCCCGGGTTTTCCGCGGGGCAGCAGTCCTTGCTCTGGCCTGCG TCTGCCATCTTCAACTTTCAGAGTCTACTGACTGTAATCTTGCTGCTCATATGTACCTGTGCCTATATCAGATCCTTGGCTCCCAGCTTActggacaaaaataaaactgg ACTATTGGGAATATTCTGGAAATGCGCCAGgattg gTGAACGGAAGAGCCCCTACGTGGCTGTGTGCTGTGTTGTGATGGCCTTCAGCATTCTGTTTGTACAGTAG
- the TMEM167A gene encoding protein kish-A isoform X2 — translation MSAIFNFQSLLTVILLLICTCAYIRSLAPSLLDKNKTGLLGIFWKCARIGERKSPYVAVCCVVMAFSILFVQ, via the exons ATG TCTGCCATCTTCAACTTTCAGAGTCTACTGACTGTAATCTTGCTGCTCATATGTACCTGTGCCTATATCAGATCCTTGGCTCCCAGCTTActggacaaaaataaaactgg ACTATTGGGAATATTCTGGAAATGCGCCAGgattg gTGAACGGAAGAGCCCCTACGTGGCTGTGTGCTGTGTTGTGATGGCCTTCAGCATTCTGTTTGTACAGTAG